Proteins found in one Salvia splendens isolate huo1 chromosome 10, SspV2, whole genome shotgun sequence genomic segment:
- the LOC121751913 gene encoding E3 ubiquitin-protein ligase SINAT3-like yields the protein MATIEIGSVECVPASDGVEDEEISSHTHPNNQYASKPHILLSSAIAPTSVHELLECPVCTNFMYPPIHQCHNGHTICSTCKTQVHNRCPTCRQELGDIRCLALEKVAESLELPCRYYSLGCPEIFPYYSKLKHEAICNFRPYSCPYAGSECIVTGDITHLVAHLRDDHKVDMHTGFTFNHRYVKSNPREVENATWMLTVFNCFGQYFCLHFEAFQLGMAPVYMAFLRFMGDEVEARNYSYSLEVGANGRKLMWEGTPRSIRDSHRKVRDSHDGLIIQRNMALFFSGGDKKELKLRVTGRIWKEQQNLDAAGACVPNTST from the exons ATGGCAACAATTGAAATAGGGAGTGTGGAGTGTGTGCCTGCATCAGATGGAGTTGAAGATGAAGAGATATCTTCACATACTCACCCCAATAACCAGTATGCTTCAAAACCCCACATTTTATTATCTTCCGCAATTGCCCCTACTAGTGTTCATGAACTGCTGGAATGCCCTGTTTGCACTAATTTCATGTACCCTCCAATCCATCAG TGTCACAATGGGCATACTATCTGTTCGACTTGCAAGACACAGGTGCATAACCGGTGCCCTACCTGCAGACAAGAGCTAGGGGACATCAGGTGCTTGGCACTAGAGAAGGTTGCAGAGTCGCTAGAGCTGCCCTGCAGGTACTACTCGCTAGGCTGCCCGGAGATATTCCCATACTACAGCAAACTCAAACACGAAGCCATTTGTAATTTCCGACCATATAGTTGTCCATATGCTGGATCGGAGTGTATAGTAACAGGGGACATTACTCATCTCGTTGCTCACTTGAGAGATGACCATAAAGTGGACATGCACACAGGATTCACGTTCAATCACCGATATGTGAAGTCCAATCCTCGTGAAGTAGAAAACGCAACATGGATGTTGACT GTATTCAATTGTTTTGGGCAATATTTCTGCCTTCACTTTGAAGCATTTCAGCTGGGAATGGCACCTGTTTACATGGCGTTCCTACGTTTCATGGGTGATGAAGTTGAAGCCCGCAACTATAGCTACAGCCTAGAGGTAGGAGCAAATGGTAGAAAGCTCATGTGGGAAGGCACCCCACGAAGCATTAGAGATAGTCATCGCAAGGTCAGGGATAGCCACGACGGTCTTATCATCCAACGCAACATGGCACTCTTCTTCTCCGGAGGCGACAAGAAGGAGCTTAAGCTCAGAGTTACTGGAAGGATCTGGAAGGAACAGCAGAACCTAGATGCTGCAGGGGCTTGTGTGCCTAATACTTCTACCTAA
- the LOC121751912 gene encoding pentatricopeptide repeat-containing protein At3g49240, mitochondrial-like, translated as MALSKPSFLNQLVRALTASRRHAPPQAYLPLRHFSFATPEEAAAERRKRKRRLRIEPPLSALRHQQQPRSAPAPQNPNAPKLPEPVSALSGSRLNLHNKILTLIRENDLEEAALFTRHSVYSNCRPTIYTCNAVMAAQLRQGKLSELLTLHRFITQAGIAANIVTYNILLTLYLDSRKIDLALEQYKQLINDAPFNPSPTTYHILVKGLVDNQQLEKAIEIKNDMETKGFKPDPTVYSYLMVGQANNLNADGILELYEELKQKLGTDEILDGVIYGNLMKYYFLKGMEAEAMEVYSKVLVENSTVKMNAVSYNFVLEALSKNGKFDVALQLFERMKNEHDPPRKLRVDLGSYNVIVDGYCAEKRFDEAVEVFNSMGEKRCNPDTLSYNVLIDQLCSNDKLADAEELYNRMPDTNVNPDEYTFVTLMDTCLKENRLGDAGKYFGKMVESKRRPNLAVYNRLVEELVKAGEVDEAKFFFDLMVPKLRMSDDAYKFIMNALAGVGKHDEVVKIVDGMLREDPGDFTEELEEFVRELLRKEGMEDEVTNLKLLLEKEKAEAAAKAAEEAAKAKASTSLAMADLLSSKSFGKKPNVEEPSGEGEEEDSVPMATEVENVVGNAATENEVISEESAESEGNGVNEKATA; from the coding sequence ATGGCGCTTTCCAAACCCTCATTTCTCAATCAGCTCGTCAGAGCCCTAACGGCCTCCCGCCGTCACGCGCCGCCGCAGGCCTATCTCCCTCTCCGCCACTTCTCCTTCGCCACCCCGGAGGAAGCCGCCGCCGAGCGTCGCAAGCGCAAGCGCCGCCTCCGCATCGAGCCGCCGCTCTCCGCCCTCCGCCACCAACAGCAGCCCCGCTCCGCTCCGGCGCCGCAGAACCCCAACGCTCCGAAGCTCCCCGAGCCCGTATCCGCGCTCTCCGGAAGCCGCCTCAACCTCCACAACAAGATCCTCACGCTCATACGCGAGAACGATCTCGAGGAGGCCGCGCTCTTCACGCGCCACTCTGTCTACTCCAATTGCCGTCCCACCATCTACACCTGCAATGCGGTGATGGCTGCGCAGCTGCGCCAGGGAAAATTGTCCGAGCTCCTCACGCTCCACCGCTTCATCACGCAAGCCGGCATAGCCGCTAATATCGTCACGTACAATATCCTCCTTACTCTTTATCTCGATAGTCGGAAAATTGATTTAGCTCTAGAGCAATACAAGCAGCTGATTAATGATGCCCCGTTCAATCCATCGCCCACAACTTATCACATTTTGGTTAAGGGGTTAGTAGATAACCAGCAACTCGAAAAGGCAATTGAGATTAAGAACGACATGGAGACTAAGGGGTTTAAGCCGGATCCTACTGTCTATTCCTATTTGATGGTAGGTCAAGCAAACAATTTGAATGCAGATGGAATTTTGGAGTTGTATGAGGAATTGAAGCAAAAATTGGGGACAGATGAGATCTTAGATGGGGTGATATACGGGAATTTGATGAAATACTACTTTTTGAAGGGGATGGAAGCAGAGGCCATGGAGGTGTATAGCAAGGTTCTTGTTGAAAATTCAACTGTTAAGATGAATGCTGTCTCGtataattttgttttggagGCTTTGAGCAAGAATGGGAAGTTTGACGTGGCATTACAGTTGTTCGAGAGGATGAAGAATGAGCATGATCCTCCTAGGAAATTGCGTGTGGATTTGGGTAGCTATAATGTTATAGTTGATGGTTATTGTGCAGAAAAGAGATTTGATGAGGCAGTTGAGGTTTTCAATAGCATGGGAGAGAAAAGATGCAATCCTGATACATTGTCGTATAATGTGTTGATTGATCAGCTGTGCAGTAACGACAAACTGGCTGATGCGGAGGAGCTGTACAATAGGATGCCAGATACGAATGTGAATCCGGATGAATATACCTTTGTTACGCTTATGGATACTTGCTTGAAGGAGAATAGGTTAGGTGATGCAGGTAAATACTTTGGGAAAATGGTTGAGTCGAAACGTAGGCCGAACTTGGCAGTTTATAACAGGCTTGTTGAGGAGCTGGTTAAGGCTGGCGAGGTTGATGAGGCGAAGTTTTTCTTTGACTTGATGGTGCCAAAGCTGAGGATGAGTGATGATGCATACAAGTTCATCATGAATGCACTAGCTGGGGTTGGGAAGCATGATGAAGTGGTGAAGATTGTTGATGGAATGTTGAGGGAGGATCCCGGGGATTTCACTGAGGAGTTGGAAGAGTTTGTTAGGGAATTGTTGAGGAAGGAAGGGATGGAGGATGAGGTGACAAATCTTAAATTGCTGTTGGAGAAGGAGAAAGCTGAGGCTGCTGCTAAAGCTGCCGAAGAAGCTGCGAAAGCTAAGGCCAGTACTAGCCTTGCTATGGCTGATTTATTGTCTTCTAAGTCGTTTGGAAAGAAGCCGAATGTGGAAGAACCGTCAGGTGAAGGCGAAGAGGAGGATTCTGTTCCCATGGCTACTGAAGTGGAGAACGTAGTGGGGAATGCTGCCACAGAAAATGAGGTTATTAGTGAAGAATCAGCAGAAAGTGAAGGCAACGGTGTAAATGAGAAAGCAACTGCTTGA